One Primulina huaijiensis isolate GDHJ02 chromosome 5, ASM1229523v2, whole genome shotgun sequence DNA segment encodes these proteins:
- the LOC140977174 gene encoding uncharacterized protein isoform X2: MYIDSYGWTSDGSDRTRYPAQVQIRVRRECQALSETLFKPIIFDNYYSQNHFLFELDHVQASKLISKLTSLAFAPSVYTPQNPPKLLSAKQMFPLSIQRKESQAPERPYFTDDFANSDDPFGALCNPDDSLCLNGDNPLMEASLANKNAEPEENDLIYMNLKELARHSPHSAAAVTGKSEEVTYMEDVVLEHETCENGMSTLGNRNNERPYHSLDSYTTISHLHREMEELKAFKQEQTCKIGTLEKKLAEAELEIQRLGKVCMRFESVPETSMTVGAATGNETPVESPDLNESIFLVGGYDGVSWSSALHSFSPVNDVLKTLKPMFSVRSYASVAKLNKELYVFGGGDGTLLYDTVESYNPVNNQWTSRPSLNRKKGHLASAAIHGNIFAIGGGNGVECFSDVEMFDSDVGRWISTRSMLQKRFALAAVELNGALYAVGGYDGIDYLMSAERFDPREHSWTRIRSMNTRRGCHSLVAMNEKLYVVGGFDGIDMVPSVEIYDPRVGTWMIGEPMKQSRGYSAAAVLKESIYVIGGVRANEVVLDTVERYKEGEGWETIQSRSVGQRTFASAIVFHTD; encoded by the exons ATGTATATTGATTCATATGGCTGGACCTCAGATGGTTCAGATAGAACAAGGTATCCTGCTCAG GTTCAAATACGCGTGCGTCGGGAATGCCAGGCGCTTTCTGAAACTCTATTCAAGCCAATAATTTTTGACAACTACTACAGTCAAAATCATTTCTTGTTTGAGTTGGATCATGTTCAAGCAAGCAAGTTAATTTCTAAACTCACCTCTCTAGCATTTGCTCCAAGTGTCTATACCCCTCAAAATCCGCCGAAATTGTTATCTGCAAAGCAGATGTTTCCTCTAAGCATCCAAAGAAAGGAAAGCCAAGCTCCAGAGCGGCCATATTTTACAGATGATTTTGCCAACTCTGATGATCCTTTTGGAGCACTGTGTAATCCAGATGATTCTTTGTGTTTGAATGGAGACAACCCGTTGATGGAGGCATCTTTAGCCAACAAAAATGCAGAACCTGAAGAAAACGACCTTATATACATGAATTTAAAAGAATTGGCCCGACATAGTCCGCATTCAGCTGCAGCTGTAACTGGAAAATCTGAAGAAGTTACTTACATGGAGGATGTGGTCTTGGAGCATGAGACTTGTGAAAATGGCATGTCAACTTTGGGAAACAGGAATAATGAAAGGCCTTATCATTCTCTTGATTCTTACACAACCATATCACAT CTGCATCGGGAAATGGAGGAGCTGAAGGCTTTCAAGCAAGAACAAACATGTAAAATCGGAACTTTGGAAAAGAAACTG GCTGAGGCAGAACTGGAAATTCAGAGACTGGGAAAAGTATGCATGAGATTTGAGTCTGTGCCTGAAACTTCAATGACAGTTGGTGCTGCCACTGGCAATGAAACACCGGTTGAGTCTCCAGATCTCAATGAGTCAATATTTTTAGTAGGTGGATATGATGGTGTATCATGGTCATCGGCTTTACATTCCTTCTCGCCTGTGAATGATGTCTTAAAAACCCTTAAGCCAATGTTTTCTGTTCGGTCATATGCCTCAGTTGCAAAGTTAAATAAGGAACTTTATGTATTCGGTGGCGGAGATGGTACTTTGTTGTATGATACAG TTGAGTCGTACAATCCTGTCAACAACCAATGGACTTCGCGTCCGTCCTTGAACAGAAAAAAAGGCCACCTAGCTAGTGCCGCTATACATGGAAATATTTTTGCTATTGGTGGTGGAAATGGGGTTGAATGCTTCTCAGATGTAGAAATGTTTGATTCAGATGTTGGACGATGGATTTCTACACGCTCAATGCTGCAAAAG CGTTTCGCTCTTGCAGCTGTGGAGCTCAATGGCGCTCTCTATGCTGTTGGAGGATATGATGGAATTGATTATTTGAT GTCTGCTGAAAGATTCGATCCCCGAGAACATTCTTGGACCAGAATCAGGAGTATGAACACAAGGAGAGGCTGCCATTCATTGGTAGCTATGAACGAAAAGCT ATATGTTGTTGGTGGTTTCGATGGAATTGATATGGTACCAAGTGTTGAGATATACGACCCTCGTGTTGGAACCTGGATGATCGGAGAGCCAATGAAGCAGAGCAGGGGATATTCAGCTGCTGCGGTTCTTAAGGAATCCATTTATGTCATTGGAGGCGTTAGAGCTAACGAGGTCGTACTGGACACG GTTGAACGCTACAAGGAGGGTGAAGGTTGGGAAACAATACAGTCGAGGTCAGTCGGACAAAGGACCTTTGCCTCTGCCATTGTCTTTCACACAGATTGA
- the LOC140977174 gene encoding uncharacterized protein isoform X1 — protein sequence MASIVKYRNLSKNQLGGVIFGCTNNTTSECITKKLFGLPAQHFSYVKNIEPGLPLFLFNYSDRKLYGIYEAVSSGKMYIDSYGWTSDGSDRTRYPAQVQIRVRRECQALSETLFKPIIFDNYYSQNHFLFELDHVQASKLISKLTSLAFAPSVYTPQNPPKLLSAKQMFPLSIQRKESQAPERPYFTDDFANSDDPFGALCNPDDSLCLNGDNPLMEASLANKNAEPEENDLIYMNLKELARHSPHSAAAVTGKSEEVTYMEDVVLEHETCENGMSTLGNRNNERPYHSLDSYTTISHLHREMEELKAFKQEQTCKIGTLEKKLAEAELEIQRLGKVCMRFESVPETSMTVGAATGNETPVESPDLNESIFLVGGYDGVSWSSALHSFSPVNDVLKTLKPMFSVRSYASVAKLNKELYVFGGGDGTLLYDTVESYNPVNNQWTSRPSLNRKKGHLASAAIHGNIFAIGGGNGVECFSDVEMFDSDVGRWISTRSMLQKRFALAAVELNGALYAVGGYDGIDYLMSAERFDPREHSWTRIRSMNTRRGCHSLVAMNEKLYVVGGFDGIDMVPSVEIYDPRVGTWMIGEPMKQSRGYSAAAVLKESIYVIGGVRANEVVLDTVERYKEGEGWETIQSRSVGQRTFASAIVFHTD from the exons ATGGCTTCTATTGTGAAATATAGGAATTTGAGTAAAAACCAACTGGGAGGTGTCATATTTGGTTGCACGAATAACACCACGAGCGAATGTATCACCAAGAAGCTTTTTG GACTCCCAGCTCAGCACTTCTCATATGTAAAGAACATCGAACCAGGTTTGCCACTATTCTTATTCAATTACAGCGACAGGAAACTTTATGGCATCTATGAAGCAGTTAGCTCCGGGAAAATGTATATTGATTCATATGGCTGGACCTCAGATGGTTCAGATAGAACAAGGTATCCTGCTCAG GTTCAAATACGCGTGCGTCGGGAATGCCAGGCGCTTTCTGAAACTCTATTCAAGCCAATAATTTTTGACAACTACTACAGTCAAAATCATTTCTTGTTTGAGTTGGATCATGTTCAAGCAAGCAAGTTAATTTCTAAACTCACCTCTCTAGCATTTGCTCCAAGTGTCTATACCCCTCAAAATCCGCCGAAATTGTTATCTGCAAAGCAGATGTTTCCTCTAAGCATCCAAAGAAAGGAAAGCCAAGCTCCAGAGCGGCCATATTTTACAGATGATTTTGCCAACTCTGATGATCCTTTTGGAGCACTGTGTAATCCAGATGATTCTTTGTGTTTGAATGGAGACAACCCGTTGATGGAGGCATCTTTAGCCAACAAAAATGCAGAACCTGAAGAAAACGACCTTATATACATGAATTTAAAAGAATTGGCCCGACATAGTCCGCATTCAGCTGCAGCTGTAACTGGAAAATCTGAAGAAGTTACTTACATGGAGGATGTGGTCTTGGAGCATGAGACTTGTGAAAATGGCATGTCAACTTTGGGAAACAGGAATAATGAAAGGCCTTATCATTCTCTTGATTCTTACACAACCATATCACAT CTGCATCGGGAAATGGAGGAGCTGAAGGCTTTCAAGCAAGAACAAACATGTAAAATCGGAACTTTGGAAAAGAAACTG GCTGAGGCAGAACTGGAAATTCAGAGACTGGGAAAAGTATGCATGAGATTTGAGTCTGTGCCTGAAACTTCAATGACAGTTGGTGCTGCCACTGGCAATGAAACACCGGTTGAGTCTCCAGATCTCAATGAGTCAATATTTTTAGTAGGTGGATATGATGGTGTATCATGGTCATCGGCTTTACATTCCTTCTCGCCTGTGAATGATGTCTTAAAAACCCTTAAGCCAATGTTTTCTGTTCGGTCATATGCCTCAGTTGCAAAGTTAAATAAGGAACTTTATGTATTCGGTGGCGGAGATGGTACTTTGTTGTATGATACAG TTGAGTCGTACAATCCTGTCAACAACCAATGGACTTCGCGTCCGTCCTTGAACAGAAAAAAAGGCCACCTAGCTAGTGCCGCTATACATGGAAATATTTTTGCTATTGGTGGTGGAAATGGGGTTGAATGCTTCTCAGATGTAGAAATGTTTGATTCAGATGTTGGACGATGGATTTCTACACGCTCAATGCTGCAAAAG CGTTTCGCTCTTGCAGCTGTGGAGCTCAATGGCGCTCTCTATGCTGTTGGAGGATATGATGGAATTGATTATTTGAT GTCTGCTGAAAGATTCGATCCCCGAGAACATTCTTGGACCAGAATCAGGAGTATGAACACAAGGAGAGGCTGCCATTCATTGGTAGCTATGAACGAAAAGCT ATATGTTGTTGGTGGTTTCGATGGAATTGATATGGTACCAAGTGTTGAGATATACGACCCTCGTGTTGGAACCTGGATGATCGGAGAGCCAATGAAGCAGAGCAGGGGATATTCAGCTGCTGCGGTTCTTAAGGAATCCATTTATGTCATTGGAGGCGTTAGAGCTAACGAGGTCGTACTGGACACG GTTGAACGCTACAAGGAGGGTGAAGGTTGGGAAACAATACAGTCGAGGTCAGTCGGACAAAGGACCTTTGCCTCTGCCATTGTCTTTCACACAGATTGA